One window from the genome of Bradyrhizobium xenonodulans encodes:
- a CDS encoding methyl-accepting chemotaxis protein, whose translation MNLCSLSKAQGATALACVLAVVAFVLSLLGVTGIASAALPGATIALLGIAVWCQHRTAVAVDEVADVCRKAARGDLEARILSNRQAGRIGSIQKSVNDMLDITDAYLREASASMDYASRGKYFRKILARGLPGSFRRSATVINSGTDSLGRRVVEIADLAKQFGTHLDGVAGTLMGAATDLEADAGQMAAAAEKTSRQTSGVRTASDQASRNVATVASAAEQLASSIAEIGRQVAGSSTSTGRAVTEANRAGNEIRTLADAALRIGDVVKLISEIASQTNLLALNATIEAARAGEAGRGFAVVASEVKNLANQTAKATEEIGAKVGEMQQSTTNSVAAVEAIAQTIAEINGITASIATSIEQQGLATREIARNVQEASAGTSQVSSNVTGISEAAADTGRVASRVNSASERVHGEVETLRREVTQFLQRLTSAA comes from the coding sequence ATGAATTTGTGCTCTCTCTCTAAGGCGCAGGGAGCGACCGCGCTCGCGTGTGTTCTTGCTGTCGTTGCGTTCGTCCTCTCGCTTCTCGGCGTGACCGGAATCGCCAGTGCAGCGCTGCCCGGCGCGACGATCGCGCTGCTCGGCATCGCCGTCTGGTGCCAGCATCGCACGGCAGTGGCCGTCGATGAGGTCGCCGATGTCTGCCGCAAGGCGGCGCGCGGCGATCTCGAAGCGCGCATCCTGAGCAACCGTCAGGCCGGACGGATCGGGTCGATCCAGAAGTCGGTCAACGACATGCTCGACATCACCGACGCCTATTTGCGCGAGGCTTCGGCGTCGATGGACTATGCCAGCCGCGGCAAGTATTTCCGAAAGATCCTCGCGCGCGGACTGCCCGGCTCGTTCCGCCGTTCGGCCACCGTCATCAATTCCGGCACCGACAGCCTCGGCCGCCGCGTCGTCGAGATCGCGGATCTCGCCAAGCAGTTCGGCACGCATCTCGACGGCGTTGCTGGCACCCTGATGGGCGCTGCGACCGATCTCGAAGCCGACGCCGGCCAGATGGCGGCCGCGGCCGAGAAGACCAGCCGGCAGACCTCGGGCGTGCGCACCGCCTCCGACCAGGCCTCGCGCAATGTCGCGACCGTCGCCAGCGCCGCCGAGCAGCTCGCATCCTCGATCGCCGAGATCGGCCGCCAGGTGGCGGGCTCGAGCACGAGCACGGGCCGCGCAGTGACCGAAGCCAATCGCGCCGGCAACGAGATCCGCACGCTCGCGGACGCCGCGTTGCGGATCGGCGACGTCGTCAAGCTGATCAGCGAGATCGCCTCGCAGACCAATCTCCTGGCGCTCAATGCCACCATCGAGGCGGCGCGGGCAGGCGAGGCCGGCCGCGGCTTCGCGGTGGTAGCCTCCGAGGTCAAGAACCTCGCCAACCAGACCGCGAAGGCCACGGAAGAGATCGGCGCCAAGGTCGGCGAGATGCAGCAATCGACCACCAATTCGGTCGCGGCCGTCGAGGCGATCGCGCAGACCATCGCCGAGATCAACGGCATCACCGCCTCGATCGCGACCTCGATCGAGCAGCAGGGCCTTGCGACCCGCGAGATCGCCCGCAACGTCCAGGAGGCGTCGGCGGGCACCTCGCAGGTCTCCTCCAACGTCACCGGCATCAGCGAAGCCGCCGCCGACACCGGCCGCGTCGCCAGCCGCGTCAACAGTGCCTCCGAACGCGTCCACGGCGAAGTCGAGACGCTGCGGCGCGAGGTGACGCAGTTTTTGCAGCGGCTGACCTCGGCGGCTTAG
- a CDS encoding PAS domain-containing protein, giving the protein MTRAIRPTGVENLLGEEELIVSKTDLKGRITYANDVFIRMAKYSYAELMGAPHSLIRHPDMPRAVFKLLWDTLQSKQEIFAYVVNLAKDGSHYWVFAHVTPTFDERGNVVGYHSNRRKPDPAQIERIKPIYRTLCAEEARHANAKDGMHASFDAMVGLLKQQGVGYDEFVLSL; this is encoded by the coding sequence ATGACGCGTGCGATACGGCCGACCGGCGTGGAAAATCTCCTCGGTGAGGAGGAGTTGATCGTGTCGAAGACCGATCTCAAGGGCCGCATCACCTACGCCAACGACGTCTTCATCCGCATGGCGAAATACTCCTACGCCGAGCTGATGGGAGCGCCCCACAGCCTGATCCGCCATCCCGACATGCCGCGCGCCGTCTTCAAGCTGCTCTGGGACACGCTTCAGTCGAAGCAGGAGATTTTCGCCTACGTCGTCAACCTGGCGAAGGACGGCAGCCATTACTGGGTGTTCGCCCACGTCACGCCGACCTTCGACGAGCGCGGCAATGTCGTCGGCTATCACTCCAACCGGCGCAAGCCCGATCCGGCGCAGATCGAGCGCATCAAGCCGATCTACCGGACGCTGTGCGCGGAAGAGGCGCGGCACGCCAATGCCAAGGACGGCATGCATGCGAGCTTCGATGCGATGGTCGGACTCTTGAAGCAACAAGGTGTCGGTTACGATGAATTTGTGCTCTCTCTCTAA